A DNA window from Flavisolibacter ginsenosidimutans contains the following coding sequences:
- the rpsQ gene encoding 30S ribosomal protein S17: protein MAENTTGATATTERNLRKTRIGVVTSNKMTKTITVAVERKVKHPIYGKFVKKTTRFHAHDEKNEASIGDIVRIMETRPLSKTKRWRLVEVVEKVK, encoded by the coding sequence ATGGCTGAAAATACAACAGGAGCAACAGCAACTACCGAACGCAACTTGCGCAAGACAAGAATTGGTGTTGTTACCAGCAACAAAATGACAAAAACCATCACCGTTGCGGTAGAGCGGAAAGTAAAGCACCCTATCTACGGAAAGTTCGTAAAAAAAACAACGAGGTTTCATGCCCACGACGAGAAGAACGAAGCCAGCATCGGCGATATCGTTCGCATCATGGAAACTCGTCCGTTGAGTAAAACCAAGCGTTGGAGATTAGTGGAAGTTGTAGAGAAAGTGAAATAA
- the rpmC gene encoding 50S ribosomal protein L29: MSKTVDFKKSIQTLNEQDLSARIREDELRLKKLEFAHAISPLENPMSIRSLRKEIARLKTELSKKQQSA, translated from the coding sequence ATGTCAAAGACAGTCGACTTCAAGAAAAGCATTCAAACACTCAACGAGCAGGATCTTTCTGCCCGCATTCGCGAAGACGAATTGCGTTTGAAGAAGCTCGAGTTTGCACACGCTATTTCGCCATTGGAAAACCCAATGAGCATCCGTAGTCTGCGTAAAGAAATAGCCCGCTTGAAAACAGAATTGAGTAAGAAACAACAAAGTGCCTAA
- the rpsA gene encoding 30S ribosomal protein S1 gives MEDNNIVNPNAEGQETTPVAQNAAPEQSAATTNAPAADQTNEQPVAQTEAATEQPAQPVSNVKVEEPVQETVAAHDDFDWSIDKRNVAAYTREEKEKYDKVYENTFVQLNDGEMIKGTVVGITKTDVVLNIGFKSDGLVSLNEFRDTPSLKVGDEVEVMVVEKEDRDGNLNLSRKQARITRAWERIVEVHKTGEVVTGTVTSKTKGGLIVDVFGMETFLPGSQIDVKPVTDYDQFVGKTMEFKVVKINEAIKNAVVSHKALIESDIEAQRAQIIGKLEKGQVLEGTVKNITDFGAFMDLGGLDGLLYITDISWGRINHPSEVLKLDQKVNVVVLDFDDEKKRISLGLKQLTPHPWDVLPENIKEGEIVTGRVVNIEDYGAFLEILPGVEGLVHVSEITWANTPINAKEFFKLGDEHTAKIVTLDKGSRKMSLSIKQLSQDPWSDIETKFPEGSRHTGVVKNITPYGVFVELTAGIGGMIHISDLSWLKRYNHPNEFTKVGENIDVVILGIDKDNRKLQLGHKQLEEDPWNTLQDTFAVGSIHEGTVIRKDDKGAIVQLPYGLEGFAPNRHLAKEDGKSVGADETAEFMVIEFDRNEKRIVVSHARIWEQSQAEEKDAARKEARAQNEQARKAVKNIQQKVEKPTLGNLGALAQIKEKLQQQEKGNAANAGENTPEAGS, from the coding sequence ATGGAAGACAACAATATTGTTAACCCAAACGCTGAAGGCCAGGAGACGACTCCGGTTGCGCAAAATGCAGCACCCGAGCAGTCTGCAGCGACAACAAATGCCCCTGCCGCAGATCAAACAAACGAGCAACCTGTCGCTCAAACCGAAGCAGCTACAGAACAACCCGCTCAACCTGTTTCCAATGTAAAAGTGGAAGAGCCCGTACAAGAAACCGTGGCCGCTCACGACGATTTTGATTGGAGCATTGACAAGCGCAACGTAGCCGCTTACACCCGCGAGGAAAAAGAAAAGTACGACAAGGTTTATGAAAACACCTTCGTGCAACTGAACGACGGTGAGATGATCAAAGGAACCGTTGTGGGCATCACCAAAACCGACGTGGTGCTGAACATTGGCTTTAAATCAGACGGCCTCGTTTCCCTCAACGAATTCCGCGACACGCCAAGCCTAAAAGTAGGCGATGAAGTGGAAGTGATGGTGGTAGAAAAAGAAGACCGCGACGGCAACCTGAACCTGAGCCGCAAGCAAGCCCGCATTACCCGTGCATGGGAGCGCATTGTGGAAGTTCACAAAACAGGCGAAGTGGTTACCGGTACCGTTACCTCTAAAACAAAAGGCGGCTTGATCGTGGACGTGTTCGGTATGGAAACCTTCCTGCCGGGTTCACAAATCGACGTGAAGCCTGTAACTGACTACGACCAGTTCGTAGGCAAAACAATGGAGTTCAAAGTGGTAAAGATCAACGAAGCCATCAAGAACGCCGTTGTATCGCACAAAGCACTCATCGAAAGCGACATCGAAGCACAACGTGCACAAATCATCGGCAAACTCGAGAAAGGCCAAGTATTGGAAGGTACGGTGAAGAACATCACCGACTTTGGTGCTTTTATGGACCTTGGTGGCTTGGACGGTTTGTTGTACATCACCGATATTTCATGGGGCCGCATCAACCACCCTTCAGAGGTATTGAAGCTGGACCAAAAAGTAAACGTGGTGGTTCTGGATTTCGACGACGAGAAAAAACGTATCTCTCTTGGTTTGAAACAACTCACGCCGCATCCCTGGGATGTGCTGCCTGAGAATATTAAAGAAGGCGAAATTGTTACCGGCCGCGTAGTGAACATTGAAGACTACGGCGCCTTCCTGGAAATTCTTCCGGGTGTAGAAGGCCTGGTTCACGTTTCAGAAATCACTTGGGCCAATACGCCAATTAATGCGAAAGAATTCTTCAAGCTTGGCGACGAGCACACCGCGAAGATTGTGACGCTTGACAAAGGCAGCCGCAAAATGAGCTTGTCTATCAAGCAGCTTTCACAAGATCCGTGGAGCGATATCGAAACCAAATTCCCTGAAGGCAGCCGTCACACCGGTGTGGTGAAAAACATTACTCCGTACGGTGTGTTTGTTGAGCTGACTGCAGGCATTGGCGGTATGATTCACATTTCTGACCTGAGCTGGTTGAAGCGTTACAATCACCCGAACGAGTTTACCAAAGTTGGTGAGAACATTGACGTGGTGATCCTGGGTATTGACAAAGACAACCGCAAATTGCAACTCGGTCATAAACAACTTGAAGAAGATCCCTGGAACACGTTGCAAGACACCTTTGCTGTGGGTTCAATTCACGAAGGAACCGTTATCCGCAAGGACGACAAAGGCGCCATCGTGCAATTGCCTTACGGTCTTGAAGGGTTTGCGCCCAACCGTCACTTGGCAAAAGAAGACGGTAAGAGCGTAGGCGCCGACGAAACCGCCGAGTTCATGGTGATTGAATTTGATCGCAACGAAAAACGCATCGTGGTTTCTCATGCACGCATTTGGGAACAGTCGCAGGCTGAAGAAAAAGACGCGGCCCGCAAAGAAGCCCGTGCGCAGAATGAGCAAGCCCGCAAAGCGGTGAAGAACATCCAGCAAAAAGTGGAGAAGCCAACGCTTGGCAACCTCGGTGCGCTTGCACAAATCAAAGAGAAGTTACAACAACAGGAGAAAGGCAACGCTGCTAACGCCGGTGAGAATACACCCGAAGCAGGAAGCTAA
- a CDS encoding BaiN/RdsA family NAD(P)/FAD-dependent oxidoreductase, whose product MKQRLVVVGGGAAGFFCAVNAARMNPQLQVIVLEKTSKLLSKVKISGGGRCNVTHALFDIVEMSKRYPRGQNFVKKTFHQFFTTDTIKWFEERGVELKAEQDGRMFPVTDSSQTIVDCLMNEANNYGVEIRMNAEVRELKMENGEWRILTASGQQTTANFLCLATGGYPKASMFDWLKNLGHTFSEPVPSLFTFNLPKHPITALMGVSVEKARVKIEGSKLIEEGPVLITHWGLSGPAILRLSAWGARELKEKNYDFKVHMNWLPNSNEQSMREELQRLRKGQATKKILNIQTMLPSRLWQFLLEQSGINNEMRFADLPAKAENALVKNLVDYVAEVKGKTTFKEEFVTAGGIALSEVDANTMMSKKVPNLFFAGEVLDIDGITGGFNFQHAWTSGWIAAKSIVQNCSGR is encoded by the coding sequence ATGAAGCAACGATTGGTGGTTGTTGGCGGAGGCGCTGCCGGTTTTTTTTGTGCGGTGAACGCGGCTCGCATGAACCCGCAACTGCAGGTTATCGTTCTCGAAAAAACTTCTAAACTTCTTTCCAAAGTAAAAATTTCCGGTGGTGGCCGCTGCAACGTTACACACGCTTTGTTTGACATTGTCGAGATGAGCAAACGCTATCCCCGCGGACAAAATTTCGTGAAGAAAACCTTTCATCAATTTTTTACGACCGATACTATAAAATGGTTTGAAGAACGCGGTGTGGAATTGAAAGCAGAGCAAGACGGCCGCATGTTTCCGGTTACCGATTCTTCACAAACCATTGTTGATTGCTTGATGAACGAAGCGAATAATTACGGCGTTGAGATAAGGATGAATGCAGAGGTGAGAGAATTGAAAATGGAAAACGGAGAATGGAGAATACTTACGGCCAGCGGTCAACAAACAACGGCCAACTTCCTTTGCCTTGCCACCGGCGGTTACCCAAAAGCATCCATGTTTGATTGGTTGAAGAATCTCGGTCACACATTTTCCGAACCCGTTCCATCTTTGTTTACGTTCAATTTACCGAAGCATCCAATCACTGCATTGATGGGAGTAAGCGTTGAAAAAGCAAGAGTAAAAATTGAAGGCAGTAAGTTGATAGAAGAAGGTCCGGTACTGATTACGCACTGGGGTTTGAGTGGCCCCGCAATATTGCGGTTGAGTGCCTGGGGCGCAAGAGAATTGAAGGAAAAGAATTATGATTTTAAAGTTCATATGAATTGGCTGCCCAACAGTAATGAACAATCAATGAGAGAAGAATTGCAACGTTTACGTAAGGGGCAAGCAACAAAGAAAATACTCAACATCCAAACGATGTTGCCAAGCAGGTTGTGGCAATTTTTGTTGGAACAATCGGGTATCAACAATGAAATGCGCTTTGCTGATTTACCTGCAAAAGCAGAGAATGCACTTGTAAAAAATTTGGTTGATTACGTTGCAGAAGTAAAAGGCAAAACAACCTTTAAAGAAGAATTTGTAACGGCCGGTGGCATCGCACTAAGCGAAGTGGATGCGAATACGATGATGAGCAAAAAGGTCCCGAACTTATTCTTTGCCGGCGAAGTGTTGGATATTGATGGCATCACCGGCGGCTTTAATTTTCAACATGCGTGGACAAGTGGTTGGATAGCGGCAAAGAGCATAGTTCAAAATTGTTCTGGACGCTGA
- the rpmD gene encoding 50S ribosomal protein L30 encodes MKKIRITLVKSPIDRPERQKLTLQALGLNKMNASKEVEATPQILGMVRKVEHMITVEEVNA; translated from the coding sequence ATGAAAAAGATAAGAATAACGTTGGTGAAAAGCCCCATTGATCGTCCTGAGCGTCAGAAACTGACCTTGCAGGCCTTGGGCTTGAACAAAATGAACGCTTCGAAAGAAGTAGAAGCCACTCCGCAAATCCTCGGCATGGTTCGCAAGGTTGAACACATGATCACGGTGGAAGAAGTAAATGCGTAA
- the rplE gene encoding 50S ribosomal protein L5 translates to MAKATTPTSPSVKVTPRLKTKYNSEVVPALQKRFNYKSLMQVPRLEKIAINRGVNGAVNDKKLVDIALEEMTTISGQKAVATMSKKDISNFKLRKHMPIGAKVTLRGEKMYEFLDRLIAVALPRVRDFKGVNEKSFDGRGNYTMGVTEQIIFPEIDIDKVNRITGMDITFVTTAQTDEEAFELLKELGMPFKNVKK, encoded by the coding sequence ATGGCAAAGGCAACAACACCTACCAGTCCTTCTGTGAAAGTGACGCCAAGGTTAAAAACAAAATACAACAGCGAGGTTGTTCCCGCTTTGCAAAAGCGTTTCAATTACAAGTCGTTGATGCAGGTTCCCCGCCTGGAAAAAATCGCCATTAACCGTGGTGTAAACGGCGCGGTAAACGACAAGAAATTAGTGGACATCGCTCTTGAAGAAATGACTACCATCAGCGGTCAGAAAGCTGTTGCAACCATGTCGAAGAAAGACATCTCAAACTTCAAGCTGCGTAAGCACATGCCCATCGGTGCAAAGGTTACGTTGCGTGGCGAGAAGATGTACGAATTCCTGGACCGTTTGATCGCTGTGGCACTTCCCCGCGTACGTGACTTTAAAGGCGTGAACGAAAAGTCTTTCGACGGCCGTGGCAATTACACAATGGGTGTTACCGAGCAAATCATCTTCCCGGAGATTGATATAGATAAAGTAAACCGCATTACCGGTATGGACATCACGTTTGTGACAACCGCGCAAACCGATGAAGAAGCGTTTGAATTGTTGAAAGAATTGGGAATGCCTTTCAAAAACGTAAAGAAGTAA
- the rpsH gene encoding 30S ribosomal protein S8: MVTDPIADFLTRIRNAQMAGHRIVEIPASNLKKRMTEILYAQGYILKYKFEDDNKQGLIKIALKYDAATKQPAIHSLERVSRPGLRHYAKPTDFRRVKGGLGIAIVSTSKGVLTDKEAKAQNVGGEVLCYVY; the protein is encoded by the coding sequence ATGGTAACAGATCCTATCGCAGATTTTTTGACAAGAATTCGGAATGCGCAAATGGCCGGCCACAGAATCGTTGAGATTCCGGCTTCCAATCTCAAAAAACGCATGACTGAAATTTTGTATGCCCAAGGTTACATCTTGAAATACAAATTTGAAGATGACAACAAGCAAGGTCTTATCAAGATTGCTTTGAAGTATGATGCGGCAACAAAACAACCGGCTATCCATTCTCTGGAAAGAGTAAGCCGTCCGGGTTTGCGTCACTATGCAAAGCCGACTGATTTCCGTCGCGTGAAAGGTGGCCTGGGTATCGCTATCGTTTCTACATCAAAAGGTGTACTGACCGATAAAGAAGCAAAAGCTCAAAACGTAGGCGGAGAAGTTCTTTGCTACGTTTATTAA
- the rplO gene encoding 50S ribosomal protein L15, whose product MKLHNLRPAKGATHKEKRLGRGEGSGHGGTSTKGNKGQQSHASYKRKMAHEGGQMPIQRRVPKRGFKNPNRIEYKVFNLGQIEQLVDKYSIQEFSLENLYMNGLISQTDRVKVLGNGELKAKLVFKVNAISDKAKGAIEAAGGSVEIVK is encoded by the coding sequence ATGAAACTACACAACCTGCGCCCTGCAAAAGGCGCCACGCACAAAGAGAAAAGATTGGGTCGCGGTGAAGGTTCCGGTCACGGCGGAACTTCTACAAAAGGTAACAAAGGCCAGCAGAGCCATGCGAGCTACAAACGCAAAATGGCGCACGAAGGTGGACAGATGCCGATTCAGCGCCGCGTACCAAAACGCGGATTTAAAAATCCAAACCGCATTGAGTATAAAGTGTTCAACCTTGGACAAATCGAACAATTGGTCGATAAATATAGCATCCAGGAATTTTCGCTTGAAAACCTCTACATGAACGGACTGATTAGCCAAACAGACCGGGTGAAAGTTTTGGGCAACGGAGAATTAAAAGCCAAGCTTGTCTTCAAAGTAAACGCAATCAGCGACAAGGCGAAAGGAGCCATCGAAGCGGCGGGCGGCTCGGTAGAAATAGTGAAGTAA
- the rpsN gene encoding 30S ribosomal protein S14 yields the protein MAKESVKARQRKRERMVAQYAEKREALKASGDWKALDELPKNSSKVRLKNRCQMTGRPRGYSRYFGISRIALRDMALNGAIPGLKKASW from the coding sequence ATGGCTAAAGAATCAGTAAAAGCCAGACAACGGAAACGCGAAAGAATGGTTGCTCAATACGCGGAGAAAAGAGAAGCGTTGAAAGCATCCGGCGATTGGAAAGCTTTGGATGAACTTCCAAAGAACTCTTCAAAAGTGCGTTTGAAAAACCGTTGCCAGATGACAGGCCGGCCGCGTGGATACAGCCGTTACTTCGGCATCTCCCGCATTGCGCTGCGCGACATGGCTTTAAACGGTGCTATTCCAGGCTTGAAAAAAGCAAGCTGGTAA
- the rpsE gene encoding 30S ribosomal protein S5, translating to MAKAILNRVKAGDLELKDKVVAINRVVKTTKGGRTFSFSALVVVGNEAGVVGHGLGKAKEVQEAITKGIEDAKKNLIKVPVMHGTIPHDQLAKVGAAKVLIKPAAHGTGVIAGGSMRAVLESAGVTDVLAKSLGSANPHNVVKATFEALALLREPISVSKTRRIGLKKVFNG from the coding sequence ATGGCAAAAGCAATTTTAAACAGAGTAAAAGCAGGTGACCTTGAATTAAAAGACAAGGTGGTTGCTATTAATCGTGTAGTAAAAACGACCAAAGGCGGCCGTACGTTCTCTTTCTCTGCGTTGGTAGTGGTAGGCAACGAAGCCGGCGTTGTGGGTCACGGTTTGGGCAAAGCCAAAGAAGTTCAGGAAGCCATTACAAAAGGCATTGAAGACGCCAAGAAAAATCTCATTAAGGTTCCCGTTATGCACGGTACCATCCCGCACGACCAGCTTGCAAAAGTTGGCGCCGCAAAAGTGTTGATTAAGCCGGCCGCTCACGGTACGGGTGTAATCGCCGGAGGTTCGATGCGTGCCGTTTTGGAAAGCGCAGGCGTTACCGACGTGTTGGCAAAATCGCTTGGCTCTGCTAACCCGCACAACGTGGTAAAAGCAACTTTCGAAGCCCTGGCTTTGTTGCGCGAACCAATTTCTGTGTCGAAGACACGCCGCATTGGATTGAAGAAAGTATTTAATGGTTAA
- the rplN gene encoding 50S ribosomal protein L14 codes for MIQQESRLAVADNSGAKEVLCIRVLGNSGQRYAGVGDKIVVTVKDAIPAGGIKKGTVAKAVIVRTKNKLRRKDGSYIRFDDNAVVILNASDEPRGTRIFGPVARELRDKGYMKIISLAPEVL; via the coding sequence ATGATCCAGCAAGAATCTCGTTTGGCCGTAGCGGACAACAGCGGTGCGAAAGAAGTACTCTGCATCCGTGTATTGGGAAACAGCGGTCAGCGTTATGCCGGTGTAGGCGATAAGATTGTGGTAACGGTGAAAGATGCCATCCCTGCCGGTGGCATTAAGAAAGGAACAGTTGCCAAAGCCGTAATCGTTCGTACCAAAAACAAATTGCGTCGCAAAGACGGTTCATACATTCGTTTCGATGACAACGCAGTCGTGATTCTGAACGCATCCGACGAACCGAGAGGCACCCGTATTTTCGGCCCAGTAGCCCGCGAGCTTCGCGACAAGGGCTACATGAAGATTATTTCGTTGGCGCCGGAAGTGCTTTAA
- the rplR gene encoding 50S ribosomal protein L18 encodes MRTSAKTTRRQNIRYRIRAKVAGTAQKPRLSVFRSNKDIYVQLINDDAAVTVAAASSRDKDIAAQSGTKTDKSKLVGQAIARKAKELGIENVVFDRGGNLYHGRVKAVAEGAREGGLVF; translated from the coding sequence ATGAGAACAAGCGCAAAAACAACCAGAAGACAAAATATCCGCTACCGCATTCGTGCAAAGGTGGCCGGTACCGCACAAAAGCCGCGTCTTTCTGTTTTCCGCAGCAACAAAGACATCTACGTTCAATTGATTAATGATGACGCAGCCGTAACCGTTGCTGCTGCTTCTTCAAGAGACAAAGACATTGCTGCGCAAAGCGGAACAAAAACAGACAAAAGCAAACTCGTTGGCCAGGCCATTGCCCGCAAGGCAAAAGAGCTCGGAATTGAGAATGTGGTTTTCGACCGCGGTGGCAATCTTTATCACGGTCGCGTGAAAGCCGTTGCCGAAGGTGCAAGAGAAGGCGGTCTGGTATTCTAA
- the secY gene encoding preprotein translocase subunit SecY: MKNLIKTLKNIWSIEELRSKILYTLLLLFIYRIGTHIVLPGVNPDGLTRVAEQTKNNGILGLINTFAGGAFSQASIFALGIMPYISASIFIQLMTVLVPQFQKMQKEGESGRKKINQWTRYLTVAVTVVQASAYVAYLRQITAQSGGIIPAYVDYFWLSTVVLLTAGTMFVMWLGEKITDKGLGNGTSLIIMIGILARLPQSFMQELGSKSTRSGLILIFIVEIAILIAIIMGCIMLVQGVRKIPVNYAKQIVGNRQFGGARQFLPIKVNSAGVMPIIFAQAVLFLPTLFNLTGTAAGQGIAGVFQDHSNVYYMIVYAVVVIGFTFLYTALIFNPKQIADNLKQNNGFIPGVKPGQPTADYIGSIMDKVTLPGAILLAFVGILPGIAQRLGVQPSFSTFFGGTSLLIMVGVILDTLQQIETQLLMRQYDGLMKSGRIQGRTVTQASY; encoded by the coding sequence GTGAAAAATTTAATTAAGACCCTCAAAAATATTTGGAGCATAGAGGAACTGCGCAGCAAGATTCTTTACACACTGCTTCTTTTATTTATTTATCGTATCGGAACGCACATCGTGCTGCCGGGTGTAAATCCTGATGGGTTAACACGTGTGGCCGAACAAACAAAGAACAACGGTATTCTTGGTTTGATCAACACCTTTGCCGGCGGCGCCTTTTCACAAGCATCCATCTTTGCTCTGGGTATCATGCCCTACATCTCTGCCTCCATCTTCATTCAGTTAATGACGGTGCTGGTTCCGCAGTTTCAGAAGATGCAGAAAGAAGGAGAAAGCGGCCGCAAAAAAATCAACCAATGGACACGTTACCTCACGGTGGCGGTAACCGTCGTTCAGGCATCGGCTTACGTTGCTTACCTCCGTCAGATTACGGCGCAAAGCGGCGGCATCATTCCGGCTTACGTTGATTATTTCTGGCTTTCAACCGTCGTGTTGCTTACAGCCGGAACCATGTTTGTTATGTGGCTGGGAGAGAAGATTACCGACAAAGGCTTGGGTAACGGTACCTCGCTCATCATCATGATCGGTATTCTTGCTCGTCTTCCGCAAAGCTTCATGCAGGAACTGGGAAGCAAGTCAACCCGTTCGGGTTTGATCCTCATCTTCATCGTTGAAATTGCCATACTCATTGCCATCATTATGGGTTGTATCATGCTGGTGCAAGGCGTTCGCAAAATCCCGGTGAATTATGCGAAGCAAATTGTGGGCAATCGCCAGTTTGGTGGCGCCCGTCAATTTCTGCCCATCAAAGTAAACAGTGCGGGTGTAATGCCCATCATCTTTGCGCAAGCGGTGTTGTTTCTGCCCACTTTGTTTAACCTTACAGGTACGGCTGCGGGACAAGGTATTGCCGGTGTGTTTCAGGATCACTCCAATGTTTATTACATGATAGTGTATGCGGTGGTGGTAATTGGTTTTACCTTCCTGTACACGGCATTAATTTTTAACCCGAAACAAATTGCGGATAACCTGAAGCAGAACAACGGTTTCATTCCGGGTGTAAAGCCAGGCCAGCCAACGGCTGATTACATTGGCAGCATCATGGATAAAGTCACGTTGCCGGGTGCTATTTTGCTGGCTTTCGTCGGCATTCTCCCGGGGATTGCGCAACGCCTCGGTGTGCAGCCAAGCTTCTCTACTTTCTTCGGCGGTACATCGCTGCTGATTATGGTGGGTGTAATTTTGGATACCTTGCAGCAAATTGAAACGCAATTGCTCATGCGCCAATACGATGGTTTGATGAAGAGCGGCCGCATTCAAGGCAGAACCGTTACGCAAGCGTCTTACTAA
- the map gene encoding type I methionyl aminopeptidase has translation MIHYKTEAEIAIMRQSALLVSSTLAEVAKILKPGLQTIAIDGFIGTVIKDHGGIPSFLNFHGYPFNSCISVNDVVVHGFPNKTELKEGDIVSIDIGIYKNGYHGDHAYTFMIGKPGNEVVKLVKITKESLYKGIEKAVAGNRIGDIAFAIQEHTEKKNGYGVVRELVGHGLGKSMHEDPQVPNYGKRGSGPVMKEGLVIAIEPMINMGKKEVYTEDDGWTVRTKDGKPSVHFEHDVCVRKGKADVLSNYAEIEKAEKENGNLFADY, from the coding sequence ATGATTCATTACAAAACAGAAGCGGAAATAGCCATTATGCGACAGAGTGCCTTGCTGGTAAGCAGCACCCTTGCCGAAGTAGCAAAAATTCTTAAGCCCGGATTACAAACCATTGCCATAGACGGTTTCATCGGCACCGTCATCAAAGACCACGGTGGCATACCGTCATTTTTAAACTTTCACGGCTACCCGTTTAATTCATGTATCTCGGTCAATGATGTCGTGGTGCACGGTTTTCCCAACAAAACCGAATTGAAAGAAGGCGATATCGTTTCCATTGACATCGGTATTTATAAAAACGGTTACCACGGCGACCATGCCTACACGTTTATGATTGGAAAGCCGGGCAATGAGGTGGTAAAGCTGGTAAAGATTACAAAAGAATCGCTTTACAAGGGCATCGAAAAAGCCGTGGCGGGCAACCGCATCGGCGATATTGCTTTTGCCATACAGGAGCACACCGAAAAAAAGAACGGCTACGGTGTGGTTCGCGAATTGGTTGGCCACGGCCTAGGAAAAAGTATGCACGAAGACCCGCAGGTTCCGAATTACGGGAAACGAGGGTCAGGGCCGGTAATGAAAGAAGGGCTGGTGATTGCCATTGAGCCGATGATCAACATGGGAAAGAAAGAAGTGTACACGGAAGATGACGGCTGGACGGTGCGTACAAAAGATGGCAAGCCTTCCGTACACTTTGAACACGATGTTTGCGTTAGAAAGGGGAAAGCCGATGTTTTATCCAACTATGCCGAAATTGAAAAAGCCGAGAAGGAAAATGGCAATCTTTTTGCTGACTACTGA
- the rplX gene encoding 50S ribosomal protein L24: MKTRFKPKYNIRKGDQVVVIAGDDKDLKKPRTVKEVLVDEGKIIVEGAAIVTKHTKPSAQNTKGGIVKREAAINISNVMLWDGKQGTKVKREEKDGKKVRVSKKSGGVI, from the coding sequence ATGAAGACAAGATTCAAACCCAAGTACAACATCCGCAAAGGCGACCAAGTGGTTGTCATTGCTGGTGACGACAAGGACCTGAAGAAGCCCCGCACAGTAAAAGAAGTGCTGGTTGACGAAGGTAAAATCATCGTTGAAGGTGCGGCCATCGTTACAAAGCACACAAAACCTTCGGCGCAAAACACAAAAGGCGGCATTGTAAAAAGAGAAGCGGCCATTAACATTTCAAATGTGATGTTGTGGGACGGTAAGCAAGGCACCAAAGTGAAGCGTGAAGAAAAAGACGGTAAAAAAGTTCGTGTATCTAAAAAATCGGGAGGGGTAATCTAA
- the rplF gene encoding 50S ribosomal protein L6, translated as MSRIGKAPVTVPNGVTVTVGNDNVVKVKGPKGELSQPIDRDIKVEVKDGQILVTRPTDQIRHRALHGLSRALVANLVRGVTEGYTKKLELIGVGFKAANTGNVLDLALGYSHNIIFEIPKELKVATEQLKGQNPTITLEGNDRQLIGAVAAKIRSLRKPEPYKGKGVRYQGEVVRKKAGKAAGK; from the coding sequence ATGTCTCGTATAGGTAAAGCGCCGGTTACTGTGCCCAACGGTGTAACTGTAACAGTTGGCAACGACAACGTGGTGAAAGTAAAAGGACCAAAAGGTGAGTTGTCGCAGCCAATTGACCGCGACATTAAGGTTGAAGTAAAAGACGGACAAATCCTTGTTACACGTCCTACCGATCAAATTCGTCACCGCGCCTTGCACGGCTTATCAAGAGCTTTGGTAGCCAATCTGGTGAGAGGCGTTACCGAAGGTTATACAAAGAAATTGGAGTTGATCGGCGTAGGTTTCAAAGCGGCCAACACGGGCAACGTATTGGACCTTGCTTTGGGTTATTCGCACAACATCATCTTTGAAATTCCAAAAGAACTTAAAGTTGCCACTGAGCAATTAAAAGGCCAGAACCCGACCATTACTTTAGAAGGCAACGACCGTCAGTTGATTGGCGCAGTAGCCGCAAAAATCCGCAGCTTGCGCAAGCCTGAGCCGTACAAAGGAAAAGGTGTTCGCTATCAGGGTGAAGTGGTTCGCAAGAAAGCCGGTAAAGCAGCGGGCAAATAA